One genomic segment of Tumebacillus amylolyticus includes these proteins:
- a CDS encoding LiaI-LiaF-like domain-containing protein, with protein MERRFAGVLLLVVGALLALGTLGFITISMYFLWPLFLLVPGILFHVRFFMSPQEHNAGILVPGGVLTVLGCLFLFCNIFGWGSLHGLWPVFMLAPAVGLFEQYMFGGRNAGLLVPVSILTVIAVIFLGLNAMNGMFGGVLGILLVLAGVWVLFGRSGTRKGKDSFFK; from the coding sequence ATGGAGCGTCGATTTGCTGGTGTCTTGTTGTTGGTTGTCGGGGCCTTGCTTGCGTTGGGGACGTTGGGGTTTATTACGATCTCGATGTACTTCCTCTGGCCGCTGTTTCTGCTCGTGCCGGGCATCTTGTTCCACGTCCGCTTCTTCATGTCTCCGCAGGAGCACAATGCGGGCATTCTCGTACCGGGCGGGGTGTTGACGGTACTCGGCTGTCTGTTCCTGTTCTGCAACATCTTCGGCTGGGGGTCGCTCCACGGATTGTGGCCGGTCTTCATGCTGGCACCGGCGGTGGGGTTGTTCGAACAATACATGTTCGGAGGTCGCAATGCCGGGCTGTTGGTGCCGGTTTCGATCTTGACCGTAATCGCGGTGATCTTCCTCGGACTCAACGCCATGAACGGCATGTTCGGCGGAGTTCTCGGGATCTTGCTGGTCCTCGCAGGCGTCTGGGTGCTGTTCGGACGAAGCGGGACGCGCAAGGGCAAGGACAGTTTTTTTAAATAG
- a CDS encoding WXG100 family type VII secretion target encodes MLQGDPYALRYTASRFGAGAGELRRQASRLVGHQTQLVGYEWSGTAAVSFAGKNEQHVGYLRQQADVLERAASVLTDLAGKIERVQELRRQAEQIQMVSWEYNDDTPDSIHHKQNLAHQAARLRQQADMEASEADSLAAGRFHEIMSGVPDVVVLPDAVWSYYKRHPELVEQAEDDEYGQDRNQLLAAFRQYYTSKQPDYLPDEVRAEAAEQYLKYLYDLSNEQLYDRLQDLLGEDEEAAYYQSLIQDPDFDADKQLDDDEGYQNYIKKQLAQNESPGSVYMAGTAFAVGIMKAMGPKYSADTGATFHGSSFEGTTGGTAQVPSSFATSTKQIDHYEKHGREFDKTDRTGQKVKTYKNAEEYLLGAREVIKNGIKVQYQYKLKDGTLETRTGYVKFMSTSRKGIAKFEFVGTNNQGEITTYHVESGKDFWKLLNGKNENVINPIP; translated from the coding sequence ATGTTGCAAGGAGACCCGTATGCCTTGCGGTATACAGCTTCGCGGTTTGGGGCGGGAGCGGGGGAATTGCGGAGGCAGGCTTCGCGGTTGGTCGGGCATCAAACGCAATTGGTCGGGTACGAGTGGAGCGGGACGGCGGCGGTTTCTTTTGCCGGGAAAAATGAGCAGCATGTCGGGTATTTGCGCCAACAAGCGGACGTGCTGGAACGGGCGGCGAGCGTGCTCACAGATTTGGCGGGGAAGATCGAGCGCGTGCAGGAACTTCGACGTCAAGCGGAGCAGATTCAGATGGTGAGTTGGGAGTACAACGATGACACGCCGGACAGCATTCACCATAAACAAAACCTCGCGCATCAAGCCGCTCGGTTGAGACAGCAGGCGGACATGGAAGCAAGCGAAGCCGATTCGCTGGCGGCGGGGAGATTTCACGAGATTATGAGCGGAGTTCCCGATGTGGTTGTGTTGCCGGATGCAGTGTGGTCGTACTACAAGCGGCATCCGGAGTTGGTGGAGCAAGCGGAGGATGACGAGTACGGGCAAGACCGCAATCAACTGTTGGCTGCATTCCGGCAGTATTACACGTCCAAACAACCGGACTATTTGCCTGATGAAGTTCGAGCAGAGGCGGCGGAGCAGTATCTCAAGTACCTGTACGACCTGAGCAACGAGCAACTCTACGACCGTCTGCAAGACCTCTTGGGTGAGGACGAAGAAGCGGCGTACTACCAAAGTCTGATCCAAGACCCCGACTTCGACGCCGACAAACAACTGGACGACGACGAAGGCTACCAAAACTACATCAAAAAACAACTCGCCCAAAACGAATCCCCCGGCTCCGTCTACATGGCCGGCACGGCATTTGCCGTAGGGATTATGAAAGCGATGGGGCCGAAGTACAGCGCGGATACCGGGGCGACTTTTCATGGGAGTAGTTTTGAAGGAACGACAGGTGGAACAGCGCAGGTCCCGTCAAGTTTTGCTACTTCTACGAAACAAATAGACCATTATGAAAAGCATGGCCGTGAATTCGATAAGACCGATCGTACAGGCCAGAAGGTTAAGACCTACAAGAACGCCGAAGAGTATTTGCTAGGGGCAAGGGAGGTTATCAAAAACGGTATTAAAGTACAATACCAGTATAAATTGAAAGATGGGACCCTTGAAACACGAACAGGTTACGTGAAGTTTATGAGTACTTCGAGAAAAGGAATCGCTAAATTTGAGTTCGTTGGTACAAATAACCAGGGAGAGATTACTACTTATCATGTCGAGAGTGGTAAGGATTTCTGGAAACTGTTAAATGGAAAAAACGAGAATGTGATAAATCCGATTCCGTAA
- a CDS encoding antitoxin YezG family protein has product METKRMGDLYQTIAEKLNEIVPGEWCKIVLCAEIIPNDSSEVYFYFDTPQNPEFVYSHYIPQIYGVSNRIYKDLLIEMHKLFEELQREFQQHNNDVWYGLTLVLESTGKFKIEYDYDNPLISELNSSQRQYVWQYKNLGILPKSKANRKFLEEYLKNHDETQK; this is encoded by the coding sequence ATGGAAACGAAACGCATGGGCGACCTTTATCAAACAATTGCAGAAAAGCTAAACGAGATCGTCCCCGGTGAGTGGTGCAAGATCGTTTTGTGTGCTGAGATCATACCGAATGATTCCTCAGAGGTTTATTTTTATTTTGACACGCCGCAAAATCCTGAGTTTGTATATTCTCATTACATACCGCAGATCTATGGAGTTAGTAATAGGATCTACAAAGATTTATTGATCGAGATGCATAAGTTGTTTGAGGAGTTGCAAAGGGAGTTCCAACAACATAACAATGATGTCTGGTACGGCCTGACCCTCGTTCTCGAAAGTACGGGTAAGTTCAAGATTGAGTACGACTACGACAATCCGTTGATCTCCGAGCTAAATAGTTCGCAACGCCAATACGTATGGCAGTATAAAAATCTAGGTATTTTGCCTAAGAGTAAAGCGAACCGAAAGTTCTTAGAAGAGTACCTGAAAAACCACGACGAGACTCAAAAATAG
- a CDS encoding AAA family ATPase: MFFLQMSGVPGSGKSTLARALAKKTGAVVLDHDVVKSALLESDGAEFDTRVAGKMSYDIEWALVESFLAQGLSVILDSPCLYTVMVEKGTALAYKHQATYKYVECILEDIHEIDTRLQTRPALTSQNRQVTSKETFLAAFGTSQKPTHTQPLLVDSSRPLDSYLDKVLAYVQES, translated from the coding sequence ATGTTCTTTCTGCAAATGTCCGGGGTTCCGGGTTCGGGGAAATCGACCCTTGCGAGGGCCCTCGCGAAAAAAACGGGGGCTGTGGTGCTCGACCACGATGTTGTCAAATCCGCACTTCTTGAATCGGACGGTGCCGAGTTCGATACCAGGGTCGCAGGTAAAATGTCCTATGACATCGAGTGGGCGTTGGTCGAGTCCTTCCTCGCCCAAGGTCTCAGCGTGATCTTGGACAGTCCCTGCCTGTACACGGTGATGGTCGAAAAAGGAACAGCCTTGGCTTACAAACACCAAGCCACCTACAAATACGTCGAATGCATCCTCGAAGACATCCACGAGATCGACACCCGCCTCCAAACCCGCCCCGCCCTAACAAGCCAAAATCGGCAGGTCACGTCTAAGGAAACTTTTCTAGCGGCGTTTGGAACCTCTCAGAAACCTACCCACACGCAACCTCTACTCGTGGATTCGTCACGTCCTCTAGACAGCTACTTAGACAAAGTGCTTGCCTACGTCCAAGAGTCATGA
- a CDS encoding stalk domain-containing protein gives MRHGKGFQALLAGLMLFASLAITPAAHATPMAAMAEPRIMIQLDGVMLPAPVDPIQYNARTMVPFRTIGAALGLSIEWDEATQTVIATGPGKEVRLQVGNKTATVEKKSVALDAEPILVQDRVLIPVRFLSEQFGAKVGWDEATNTVLITSQPRQMDTMVFYGLGSYDKRNYLPKFKDTALTWSILDANGSFNVNQSEYHWPTEGADDFLKEVKSEKVGTTLMVFSENKSGEITKLMGNPDLQQKFATDLANKLTEQGLDGAMLDFETLGDPVKDDVATVRAHYASLVKIVADVLHKQNKKLSVVMAPLNGWYKGYDYQAVAQSADQLFIMAYSYVNDKLPQPNDKVQEAIQMAQEVVPSDKLMLGINAYSETPQTVKEKIGLAKRYNLRGVGFWILVVFDPDFMNAIDDSLILHDETKDDIQGG, from the coding sequence ATGAGACATGGGAAAGGATTTCAGGCACTTCTAGCAGGTTTGATGTTGTTTGCAAGTCTCGCAATCACACCCGCTGCCCACGCCACCCCGATGGCGGCGATGGCAGAACCTCGGATCATGATCCAATTGGACGGCGTGATGCTGCCGGCTCCCGTTGATCCGATTCAGTACAACGCGCGCACGATGGTGCCGTTTCGCACGATTGGCGCGGCGCTGGGGCTAAGTATTGAGTGGGATGAAGCCACGCAGACGGTCATCGCAACGGGCCCGGGCAAGGAAGTCCGCTTGCAAGTCGGCAACAAAACCGCCACCGTCGAAAAAAAATCGGTCGCGCTCGACGCCGAACCGATTCTCGTTCAAGACCGCGTGCTGATCCCCGTTCGCTTCCTCAGCGAGCAGTTTGGCGCGAAAGTCGGTTGGGACGAAGCGACGAACACCGTCCTGATTACGTCGCAGCCGCGTCAGATGGATACGATGGTGTTCTACGGGCTCGGCTCGTATGACAAGCGCAACTACTTGCCGAAGTTCAAAGACACGGCGCTCACGTGGAGCATCCTCGACGCAAACGGCTCCTTCAACGTCAACCAGTCCGAATACCACTGGCCCACCGAGGGCGCAGACGATTTCCTCAAGGAAGTAAAGTCCGAAAAAGTCGGCACCACCCTCATGGTCTTCTCCGAGAACAAAAGCGGCGAGATCACCAAACTGATGGGCAACCCCGACTTGCAACAAAAATTCGCGACCGACCTCGCGAACAAACTCACCGAACAAGGTCTCGACGGCGCGATGCTCGACTTTGAAACGCTCGGCGACCCGGTGAAGGACGACGTCGCGACCGTGCGCGCCCACTACGCAAGCCTCGTCAAAATCGTCGCCGACGTCCTCCACAAACAAAACAAAAAACTAAGCGTCGTCATGGCCCCGCTCAACGGCTGGTACAAAGGCTACGATTATCAGGCGGTCGCGCAAAGCGCCGATCAGCTTTTTATCATGGCGTACTCGTATGTGAACGACAAGCTCCCGCAACCGAACGACAAAGTCCAAGAAGCGATCCAGATGGCGCAAGAAGTGGTGCCGTCCGACAAATTGATGCTCGGCATCAACGCCTACAGCGAAACCCCGCAGACGGTGAAGGAGAAAATCGGCCTCGCCAAGCGCTACAACTTGCGCGGCGTGGGCTTCTGGATTCTAGTGGTGTTCGACCCGGACTTCATGAACGCGATTGACGACTCTCTGATTCTGCACGATGAAACCAAGGACGACATCCAAGGGGGCTGA
- a CDS encoding CocE/NonD family hydrolase, with protein sequence MKTRTQWGIRIPMRDGVELSADLYLPEAEGSYPTIISRTPYGKNSDVTIANSKFYASHGYSVLVVDVRGRGDSEGKFIPYRNEGLDGYDTIEWAAAQAWSDGNVGTMGGSYLGRIQWLAALQQPPHLKAMISAVCPSDPFVEWPTGVPTPHHLCWLFLTADRSMQNMHALDWHSIYDHLPLVTMDELTGREMPYWREEFEHVGLDAWWKQIAYQDKFEQLDLPVLHISGWYDDEQVGTPLNYIGMTSRAKGETARANQKMIMGPWDHGINRSSKLGSVEFGPDAVIDLRARQVRFFDRWLKGEENGLDAEPNVSLFVMGENAWREESEYPLARTEFTRFYLHSGGSANSRFGDGVLRAEEVPGTAAGVAATDTYEYDPSRPFPFLTDGTSSQIGGPDDYAALEQRADVLVYSTDVLETDTEVTGPIRMELFAASSAVDTDFMVKLLDVHPNGFVQRLTDGMVRARFRNGMEREELIEPGKVYGYEIDCWHMSHVFQAGHRIRIEVASSAFPKYDRNLNTGAPLGQTTEMVVAKQTVYHDEQYPSAIVLPIIPR encoded by the coding sequence ATGAAAACCCGCACACAATGGGGCATTCGCATCCCGATGCGCGACGGCGTTGAGCTGTCCGCCGATCTCTATCTGCCGGAAGCGGAGGGCTCGTACCCGACGATCATCTCCCGCACCCCGTATGGAAAAAATTCCGATGTCACCATCGCGAATTCCAAGTTCTACGCGTCCCACGGGTATTCTGTGTTGGTCGTCGATGTTCGCGGACGCGGGGATTCGGAAGGCAAGTTCATCCCGTACCGCAACGAGGGTCTCGACGGGTACGATACGATCGAGTGGGCGGCGGCGCAGGCTTGGAGCGATGGCAATGTCGGCACGATGGGCGGTTCGTATCTCGGACGAATCCAGTGGTTGGCGGCGCTGCAGCAACCGCCGCATTTGAAAGCGATGATCTCCGCCGTCTGCCCGTCCGACCCGTTTGTCGAGTGGCCGACGGGGGTTCCGACACCGCACCATCTGTGCTGGTTGTTTTTGACGGCGGATCGTTCGATGCAGAACATGCATGCGCTTGATTGGCATTCGATTTACGATCATCTGCCGCTCGTGACGATGGACGAACTGACGGGGCGCGAGATGCCGTACTGGCGGGAAGAGTTTGAGCATGTGGGCTTGGATGCGTGGTGGAAGCAGATCGCGTACCAAGACAAGTTTGAACAGCTCGATCTGCCGGTCTTGCACATCTCCGGCTGGTACGACGACGAGCAAGTGGGCACACCGTTGAACTACATCGGGATGACGAGTCGGGCGAAGGGCGAAACGGCCCGTGCGAATCAGAAGATGATCATGGGGCCGTGGGATCACGGAATCAATCGTTCTTCGAAACTTGGCAGTGTGGAGTTCGGCCCGGATGCGGTGATTGATTTGCGGGCGAGGCAGGTCCGCTTTTTCGACCGCTGGTTGAAGGGCGAGGAGAACGGGTTGGATGCAGAGCCCAATGTGAGTTTGTTTGTCATGGGGGAAAACGCTTGGCGGGAAGAGAGCGAGTACCCGTTGGCACGGACGGAGTTTACGCGTTTTTATCTGCACAGCGGCGGGAGTGCGAATTCGAGGTTCGGCGACGGGGTGTTGCGTGCAGAGGAAGTGCCGGGGACGGCGGCGGGAGTGGCTGCGACCGACACGTATGAGTACGACCCGAGCCGACCGTTCCCGTTTTTGACAGACGGGACGTCTTCGCAGATCGGCGGGCCGGATGACTATGCGGCGCTGGAACAGCGGGCGGATGTGTTGGTGTACAGCACGGATGTGTTGGAGACGGACACGGAAGTCACAGGGCCGATTCGCATGGAGTTGTTTGCGGCGTCGAGTGCGGTGGACACGGACTTCATGGTGAAATTGCTGGACGTGCATCCAAATGGATTTGTGCAGAGGCTGACGGACGGTATGGTGCGGGCACGTTTTCGCAACGGGATGGAGCGTGAGGAATTGATTGAGCCGGGCAAGGTGTATGGCTACGAGATCGACTGCTGGCACATGTCCCACGTCTTCCAAGCAGGCCATCGAATTCGGATCGAAGTCGCGTCGAGTGCCTTCCCGAAGTACGACCGCAATCTCAACACCGGCGCCCCGCTGGGCCAAACCACCGAGATGGTCGTCGCGAAGCAGACGGTGTACCATGATGAGCAGTACCCCTCGGCGATTGTGTTGCCGATTATTCCGAGATAG
- a CDS encoding thiamine pyrophosphate-binding protein has product MTTTQNQTTTPTSTLTVAHTIVQQLHAWGVERIYGVAGDTFLDFLDALDGSPIQFVAVKHESTAAFMASAEAKLTGKLGVCLATSGPGMANLMNGLGDAFQDKVPVLAITGQVPTKSIGTDAKQYLDQQVFIEPLATYSALLASPEATVEVFAKAIHTALEMRAVTHVSVPKDLFAKTQTTPIRRQPQLVRGAVQFNPSDVSQAAQILKSAKQPIVVAGLGAREAARDVLQICEAWGAGLILSLGAKGMIDENDPHLLGGIGKAGSPYAAEILKRADVVLLAGDTWWPQEYVPKNVRIVQVDVAAGSIGTKFDVELGLVGDTNVILPALAELLQGHPKNQSWLSQVQQARQQWFTETEQEASTEGTPVHPARLIRALENTVRQDAVLCVDTGDHTVWFNRIFRGRGSKQDVLFSGTWRSMGFGLPAAMAAQLTQPDRQVVALVGDGCLGMNLADLSTAARYNLALTIVVVSNGNLQMETDRQRVGNHSEYGSDLTNPDFVKVAEACGLAGFRVTDSHELEGVLSQALSLPGPSLVEVNTSDITFPNTTKSEG; this is encoded by the coding sequence ATGACGACCACCCAAAACCAAACCACAACTCCAACTTCCACCCTCACGGTCGCACATACCATCGTTCAACAACTCCATGCCTGGGGCGTGGAACGCATCTACGGAGTCGCAGGCGATACTTTCCTCGATTTCCTCGACGCTCTCGACGGCTCCCCGATCCAATTCGTCGCCGTCAAACACGAATCCACCGCCGCCTTCATGGCCTCTGCAGAAGCCAAACTCACCGGCAAGCTCGGCGTCTGCCTCGCGACCTCCGGTCCGGGGATGGCGAATTTGATGAACGGCCTCGGCGACGCGTTCCAAGACAAAGTTCCCGTGCTCGCCATCACCGGCCAAGTGCCGACGAAGTCCATCGGCACCGACGCCAAGCAATACCTCGACCAACAAGTTTTCATCGAACCGCTCGCCACGTACTCCGCACTGCTCGCTTCGCCTGAAGCAACGGTCGAAGTCTTCGCCAAAGCCATCCACACCGCACTTGAAATGAGGGCCGTCACGCACGTCTCCGTGCCGAAGGACCTTTTTGCCAAAACGCAAACCACTCCGATCCGCCGACAGCCTCAACTCGTTCGCGGCGCCGTGCAATTCAACCCGTCAGATGTGTCGCAGGCAGCGCAGATTTTGAAATCTGCCAAACAACCGATCGTCGTCGCAGGTCTGGGGGCACGAGAGGCGGCGCGAGATGTTTTGCAAATCTGTGAAGCATGGGGAGCCGGCCTGATTCTCTCGCTCGGAGCGAAGGGCATGATCGACGAAAACGACCCGCACCTGCTCGGCGGCATCGGAAAAGCAGGCAGCCCCTACGCCGCCGAAATCCTAAAACGCGCAGACGTCGTCCTCCTCGCAGGAGATACGTGGTGGCCGCAAGAGTACGTTCCGAAAAACGTCCGCATCGTCCAAGTGGACGTTGCAGCCGGTTCCATCGGAACCAAATTCGACGTTGAACTCGGTCTCGTCGGGGACACGAACGTCATCCTCCCCGCCCTCGCCGAACTCCTCCAAGGCCACCCAAAAAACCAAAGCTGGCTCTCCCAAGTTCAACAAGCCCGTCAGCAATGGTTCACCGAAACCGAACAGGAAGCCTCCACCGAAGGCACTCCCGTGCATCCGGCCCGCCTGATTCGCGCACTTGAGAACACGGTTCGCCAAGATGCCGTTCTCTGCGTAGACACAGGCGACCACACGGTTTGGTTCAACCGCATCTTCCGAGGTCGGGGTTCCAAGCAAGACGTGCTGTTCTCCGGCACATGGCGAAGCATGGGCTTCGGTCTCCCGGCCGCGATGGCGGCGCAATTGACGCAACCCGACAGACAAGTGGTGGCGCTCGTCGGGGACGGTTGCCTCGGCATGAACCTCGCTGACCTCTCCACCGCCGCCCGCTACAACCTCGCGCTCACCATCGTCGTCGTCTCCAACGGCAACTTGCAGATGGAAACAGACCGCCAGCGCGTGGGCAATCACAGCGAGTACGGGTCCGACCTGACCAACCCCGATTTTGTAAAAGTGGCCGAGGCATGCGGACTCGCCGGATTCCGCGTCACCGACAGTCACGAATTGGAGGGCGTGCTCTCCCAAGCCCTGTCTCTCCCCGGCCCTTCTCTTGTGGAAGTGAACACCTCAGACATCACGTTCCCCAACACGACCAAGAGCGAAGGATGA
- a CDS encoding MarR family winged helix-turn-helix transcriptional regulator: MDDMTEIIASFRELKRVFFRLVHQDAEAVGITPVQLMVIRNLAQHQDITLNELAEKTQLTASTMSGVVERLVKAGLVERERSEQDRRALVLHVTDAGREKLSVAFGPQSTFQRRLAAGRHRLSEEEIRELLRLHHELITILTTEEGEPQK, encoded by the coding sequence ATGGATGATATGACGGAGATCATAGCCTCTTTTCGCGAACTGAAACGCGTGTTCTTCCGCCTCGTTCACCAAGATGCCGAGGCGGTTGGCATAACGCCGGTCCAGTTGATGGTGATCCGCAATCTCGCGCAGCACCAGGACATCACTCTCAACGAGTTGGCGGAGAAAACGCAATTGACAGCTTCCACGATGAGTGGGGTTGTCGAACGCTTGGTCAAGGCCGGGTTGGTCGAACGGGAACGTTCGGAACAGGATCGGCGGGCGCTGGTCTTGCATGTGACCGATGCGGGGAGAGAGAAACTAAGCGTTGCTTTCGGGCCGCAATCGACGTTTCAACGGCGGTTGGCGGCGGGAAGACATCGTCTGTCGGAGGAAGAGATCAGAGAACTGCTCCGACTGCACCACGAACTTATCACCATACTCACTACGGAGGAAGGGGAACCACAGAAATGA
- a CDS encoding HlyD family efflux transporter periplasmic adaptor subunit, with product MNSMRRLVIVNVLLLVVLIGGGFAGYYFYNQSVTYLSTDNAKIDGQSVSIAPPTAGKLVDWNGEVGKSYAAGDRVGVVETMNAATGKPMDVDVVAPQNVTIVQQTAVKNSFVGAGLPLAYSFDMDHLWVTANIKETDINDVKTGQEVDIDVDAYPGTTLKGKVEKIGLATANTFSLLPSSNTTGNYTKVTQVLPVTVSLDGYKGLDLAPGMNVTVRIHK from the coding sequence ATGAACTCTATGCGTCGTTTGGTCATCGTGAATGTTTTGTTGTTGGTAGTTCTCATCGGCGGCGGTTTTGCCGGGTATTACTTCTACAACCAGTCCGTGACCTACTTGAGCACCGACAATGCAAAAATTGACGGTCAATCCGTCTCGATCGCACCGCCGACGGCGGGCAAGCTCGTCGATTGGAACGGGGAGGTCGGCAAAAGCTATGCAGCCGGCGACCGCGTGGGCGTCGTCGAAACGATGAACGCTGCCACCGGCAAGCCGATGGATGTTGATGTCGTCGCACCGCAAAACGTCACGATCGTCCAGCAAACCGCTGTGAAAAACTCCTTCGTCGGCGCAGGTCTGCCGCTGGCGTATTCGTTCGACATGGACCACCTTTGGGTGACCGCGAACATCAAGGAAACCGACATCAACGATGTCAAAACGGGCCAAGAAGTCGACATCGACGTCGACGCGTACCCGGGCACCACGCTCAAAGGGAAAGTTGAAAAAATCGGTCTCGCAACCGCGAACACCTTCTCGCTTCTGCCGAGCTCGAATACCACCGGCAACTACACCAAAGTGACCCAAGTTTTGCCGGTCACGGTTTCCTTGGACGGGTACAAAGGTCTTGATCTCGCACCGGGCATGAACGTGACAGTCCGCATCCACAAGTAG
- a CDS encoding DHA2 family efflux MFS transporter permease subunit, with the protein MHVGRLLTVLLLGAFVAILNQTLINVALPHMMNDLNVSANVIQWLVTGYMLVNGVLIPITAYLIERYGARKLFLAAMMLFTLGAVICAISPNFSIMLIGRLVQASGAGIIMPLMMTVFLTVFPPEKRGKAMGLMGIAMIFAPAIGPTLSGWIVQNYTWRILFYLVIPIGILDLVLAAAWMKNITKTSRPKFDTAGFVFSTLGFGGVLYAFSEAGSKGWTSGIVLSTMVIGIISLILFVWRELTAEQPMLNLRVFKFDVFTLTTIISSLINMAMFAAMILLPIYLQNIRGFTPLQAGLLMLPGAILMGIMMPVSGAIFDKFGARALAIIGLVITVVTTYEFTKLTSDTTYGHILALYCFRMFGMSFMMMPIQTAGMNQLPRTLHAHGTAVGNTARQVAGSLGTALLVTIMTNRSTFHMANYANEVTNANPILSQKMTMLGQGFAASAGLPTQAGQSVMTQMIYGLAMKESTINGINDAFLYATIFAVIALVLAFFIKRVQPTGMPPKKK; encoded by the coding sequence ATTCATGTGGGCCGCTTGCTTACCGTTTTGTTGCTGGGCGCGTTCGTCGCGATCCTCAACCAGACGCTGATCAACGTCGCGCTGCCTCACATGATGAACGACCTCAACGTCTCGGCCAACGTCATTCAATGGCTCGTCACCGGCTACATGCTGGTCAACGGCGTGCTGATCCCGATCACCGCCTATCTCATCGAGCGCTACGGAGCACGAAAACTGTTCCTCGCCGCGATGATGCTGTTCACTCTCGGCGCCGTCATCTGTGCGATTTCGCCGAACTTCTCGATTATGCTGATCGGACGTTTGGTGCAAGCTTCCGGCGCAGGGATCATCATGCCGTTGATGATGACCGTCTTCCTCACCGTCTTCCCTCCGGAAAAACGCGGCAAAGCGATGGGCCTCATGGGGATCGCCATGATCTTCGCCCCGGCCATCGGCCCGACCCTTTCCGGCTGGATCGTTCAGAACTACACCTGGCGCATCCTGTTCTACCTCGTCATCCCGATCGGCATCCTCGACCTCGTCTTGGCAGCCGCGTGGATGAAAAACATCACCAAAACCTCGCGCCCGAAATTCGATACCGCAGGTTTCGTCTTCTCCACACTCGGATTTGGCGGCGTGCTGTACGCGTTCTCGGAAGCGGGTTCCAAGGGCTGGACATCCGGAATCGTCCTGTCCACGATGGTCATCGGCATCATCTCGCTGATCCTGTTCGTCTGGCGCGAACTCACAGCCGAGCAACCGATGCTCAACTTGCGCGTCTTCAAATTTGACGTGTTCACGCTCACGACGATCATTTCGTCGCTGATCAACATGGCGATGTTCGCCGCGATGATTTTGCTGCCGATCTACCTGCAAAACATCCGCGGGTTCACCCCGCTTCAAGCCGGTCTGCTCATGCTCCCCGGCGCGATCCTCATGGGGATCATGATGCCGGTCTCCGGCGCGATCTTCGACAAATTCGGAGCCCGCGCACTGGCGATCATCGGTTTGGTCATCACCGTCGTCACGACGTATGAATTCACCAAACTGACCTCCGACACCACGTACGGTCACATCTTGGCGCTGTACTGCTTCCGGATGTTCGGCATGTCGTTTATGATGATGCCGATTCAGACGGCCGGCATGAACCAGTTGCCGCGCACCCTGCACGCGCACGGTACGGCGGTGGGGAACACCGCCCGCCAAGTGGCAGGTTCGCTTGGCACGGCGCTGTTGGTCACGATCATGACCAACCGTTCGACGTTCCACATGGCGAACTACGCCAACGAAGTCACCAACGCCAACCCGATCCTCTCGCAAAAAATGACGATGCTCGGCCAAGGCTTTGCCGCTTCCGCCGGGCTCCCGACCCAAGCGGGTCAGAGCGTCATGACGCAGATGATCTACGGGCTGGCGATGAAAGAGTCCACCATCAACGGCATCAACGATGCGTTCCTCTACGCCACGATCTTCGCCGTCATCGCCCTGGTGCTCGCGTTCTTCATCAAACGCGTGCAACCGACCGGGATGCCGCCGAAGAAAAAATAA